From Solanum lycopersicum chromosome 8, SLM_r2.1, the proteins below share one genomic window:
- the LOC101255908 gene encoding signal peptide peptidase-like 2 isoform X1, which yields MDFLRITSVIFICGVLLNFPAIVTAGDIVHDDDLAPKKPGCENDFVLVKVQTWINGEEDAEFVGVGARFGTTIVSKEKNAQQTPLTLSDPRDCCKPPRKKLSGEVVMVDRGHCKFTTKANNAEAAGASAILIVNNQKELYKMVCDPGETDLDIHIPAVMLPQDAGITLNKMLLNGSSVTVQLYSPKRPVVDIAEVFLWLMAVGTILCGSYWSAWSAREAAIEQDKLLKDASEEELPKFGTGDSSTVMDINMISAVLFVVVASCFLFVLYKLMRFTWFFEILVVLFCIGGVEGLQTCLVALLARWFKPTGESYIKVPIFGAVSYLTLAVSPFCITFAVVWAMYRNSSFGWIGQDILGIALIITVLQIVRIPNLKVGSVLLGCAFIYDIFWVFASQSLFHESVMIVVARGDKSGEDGIPMLLKIPRLFDPWGGYSIIGFGDILLPGLLVAFSLRYDWLAKKNLRAGYFLWAMIAYGLGLLITYVALNLMDGHGQPALLYIVPFTLGTFLMLGRKRGDLKILWTKGEPERVCPHVRLESIEESNREG from the exons ATGGATTTTCTGAGAATTACTTCTGTAATTTTCATCTGTGGAGTTCTACTGAACTTTCCTGCTATAGTTACAGCTGGTGATATAGTTCATGATGATGACTTAGCTCCCAAGAAGCCTGGTTGTGAGAATGATTTTGTGCTG GTGAAAGTTCAAACTTGGATTAATGGGGAAGAAGATGCAGAGTTTGTTGGTGTTGGTGCTAGATTTGGCACTACTATTGTGTCAAAGGAGAAAAATGCACAACAAACTCCGCTTACTCTTTCTGACCCTCGAGATTGTTGTAAGCCTCCAAGGAAAAAG CTTTCTGGAGAAGTCGTCATGGTAGATCGCGGCCATTGCAAATTCACAACGAAGGCTAATAATGCTGAAGCAGCAGGGGCTTCGGCAATCCTGATAGTAAATAATCAAAAAG AACTCTACAAGATGGTTTGTGATCCTGGAGAAACTGACCTAGATATACACATTCCTGCTGTTATGCTACCTCAGGATGCTGGAATAACGCTTAATAAAATGCTTTTAAATGGCTCATCAG TTACTGTGCAACTCTATTCTCCAAAACGACCAGTAGTGGACATTGCAGAAGTATTTTTGTGGCTGATGGCTGTTGGTACAATCTTGTGTGGTTCTTATTGGTCTGCTTGGAGTGCTAGAGAAGCAGCTATAGAGCAGGACAAGCTGTTGAAG GATGCTTCAGAGGAAGAGCTTCCAAAATTTGGAACTGGTGATTCAAGCACTGTGATGgatataaacatgatatcagcagtcttatttgttgttgttgcttcTTGCTTCTTGTTTGTTTTGTACAAGTTAATGAGGTTCACATGGTTCTTTGAAATCTTAGTGGTTCTCTTCTGCATCGGTGGTGTGGAG GGGCTACAAACTTGCTTAGTTGCCTTGCTAGCTAG GTGGTTTAAGCCTACGGGAGAGTCATACATTAAAGTACCCATTTTTGGTGCAGTTTCTTATCTTACTTTGGCTGTTTCGCCATTCTGCATAACTTTTGCAGTGGTTTGGGCAATGTACAGAAATTCTTCTTTTGGCTGGATAGGTCAAGACATACTT GGCATTGCACTTATAATTACAGTTCTGCAAATTGTGCGGATACCTAATCTCAAG GTTGGTTCAGTTCTTTTGGGTTGCGCCTTCATCTACGACATATTTTGGGTATTTGCTTCTCAGAGTCTCTTCCATGAAAGTGTGATGATTGTG GTAGCTCGTGGTGATAAAAGTGGAGAAGATGGTATTCCAATGCTGCTGAAGATTCCACGACTATTTGATCCATGGGGTGGTTACAGCATTATCGGCTTTGGTGACATCCTATTGCCTGGACTGCTAGTAGCATTTTCACTTAG GTATGATTGGCTTGCAAAGAAGAATCTTCGAGCTGGTTACTTCTTGTGGGCAATGATTGCATATGGATTAG GTCTTCTTATAACATATGTAGCATTGAACTTAATGGATGGTCATGGCCAACCTGCACTTCTTTACATCGTCCCATTTACCCTCG GGACCTTTTTGATGCTGGGGAGAAAGAGAGGTGACCTGAAAATTCTTTGGACAAAGGGTGAACCAGAAAGGGTGTGTCCACATGTTCGTCTCGAATCAATCGAGGAATCGAATCGAGAAGGATAA
- the LOC101255908 gene encoding signal peptide peptidase-like 2 isoform X2, whose amino-acid sequence MDFLRITSVIFICGVLLNFPAIVTAGDIVHDDDLAPKKPGCENDFVLVKVQTWINGEEDAEFVGVGARFGTTIVSKEKNAQQTPLTLSDPRDCCKPPRKKLSGEVVMVDRGHCKFTTKANNAEAAGASAILIVNNQKELYKMVCDPGETDLDIHIPAVMLPQDAGITLNKMLLNGSSVTVQLYSPKRPVVDIAEVFLWLMAVGTILCGSYWSAWSAREAAIEQDKLLKDASEEELPKFGTGDSSTVMDINMISAVLFVVVASCFLFVLYKLMRFTWFFEILVVLFCIGGVEGLQTCLVALLARWFKPTGESYIKVPIFGAVSYLTLAVSPFCITFAVVWAMYRNSSFGWIGQDILGIALIITVLQIVRIPNLKVGSVLLGCAFIYDIFWVFASQSLFHESVMIVVARGDKSGEDGIPMLLKIPRLFDPWGGYSIIGFGDILLPGLLVAFSLRYDWLAKKNLRAGYFLWAMIAYGLGLLITYVALNLMDGHGQPALLYIVPFTLGTFLMLGRKRGDLKILWTKGEPERVCPHVRLESIEESNREG is encoded by the exons ATGGATTTTCTGAGAATTACTTCTGTAATTTTCATCTGTGGAGTTCTACTGAACTTTCCTGCTATAGTTACAGCTGGTGATATAGTTCATGATGATGACTTAGCTCCCAAGAAGCCTGGTTGTGAGAATGATTTTGTGCTG GTGAAAGTTCAAACTTGGATTAATGGGGAAGAAGATGCAGAGTTTGTTGGTGTTGGTGCTAGATTTGGCACTACTATTGTGTCAAAGGAGAAAAATGCACAACAAACTCCGCTTACTCTTTCTGACCCTCGAGATTGTTGTAAGCCTCCAAGGAAAAAG CTTTCTGGAGAAGTCGTCATGGTAGATCGCGGCCATTGCAAATTCACAACGAAGGCTAATAATGCTGAAGCAGCAGGGGCTTCGGCAATCCTGATAGTAAATAATCAAAAAG AACTCTACAAGATGGTTTGTGATCCTGGAGAAACTGACCTAGATATACACATTCCTGCTGTTATGCTACCTCAGGATGCTGGAATAACGCTTAATAAAATGCTTTTAAATGGCTCATCAG TTACTGTGCAACTCTATTCTCCAAAACGACCAGTAGTGGACATTGCAGAAGTATTTTTGTGGCTGATGGCTGTTGGTACAATCTTGTGTGGTTCTTATTGGTCTGCTTGGAGTGCTAGAGAAGCAGCTATAGAGCAGGACAAGCTGTTGAAG GATGCTTCAGAGGAAGAGCTTCCAAAATTTGGAACTGGTGATTCAAGCACTGTGATGgatataaacatgatatcagcagtcttatttgttgttgttgcttcTTGCTTCTTGTTTGTTTTGTACAAGTTAATGAGGTTCACATGGTTCTTTGAAATCTTAGTGGTTCTCTTCTGCATCGGTGGTGTGGAG GGGCTACAAACTTGCTTAGTTGCCTTGCTAGCTAG GTGGTTTAAGCCTACGGGAGAGTCATACATTAAAGTACCCATTTTTGGTGCAGTTTCTTATCTTACTTTGGCTGTTTCGCCATTCTGCATAACTTTTGCAGTGGTTTGGGCAATGTACAGAAATTCTTCTTTTGGCTGGATAGGTCAAGACATACTT GGCATTGCACTTATAATTACAGTTCTGCAAATTGTGCGGATACCTAATCTCAAG GTTGGTTCAGTTCTTTTGGGTTGCGCCTTCATCTACGACATATTTTGGGTATTTGCTTCTCAGAGTCTCTTCCATGAAAGTGTGATGATTGTGGTAG CTCGTGGTGATAAAAGTGGAGAAGATGGTATTCCAATGCTGCTGAAGATTCCACGACTATTTGATCCATGGGGTGGTTACAGCATTATCGGCTTTGGTGACATCCTATTGCCTGGACTGCTAGTAGCATTTTCACTTAG GTATGATTGGCTTGCAAAGAAGAATCTTCGAGCTGGTTACTTCTTGTGGGCAATGATTGCATATGGATTAG GTCTTCTTATAACATATGTAGCATTGAACTTAATGGATGGTCATGGCCAACCTGCACTTCTTTACATCGTCCCATTTACCCTCG GGACCTTTTTGATGCTGGGGAGAAAGAGAGGTGACCTGAAAATTCTTTGGACAAAGGGTGAACCAGAAAGGGTGTGTCCACATGTTCGTCTCGAATCAATCGAGGAATCGAATCGAGAAGGATAA
- the PIP1-5 gene encoding aquaporin PIP1-5 has translation MAENKEEDVKLGANKFRETQPLGTAAQTDKDYKEPPPAPLFEPGELSSWSFYRAGIAEFMATFLFLYITILTVMGLKRSDSLCSSVGIQGVAWAFGGMIFALVYCTAGISGGHINPAVTFGLFLARKLSLTRAVFYMVMQCLGAICGAGVVKGFMVGPYQRLGGGANVVNPGYTKGDGLGAEIIGTFVLVYTVFSATDAKRNARDSHVPILAPLPIGFAVFLVHLATIPITGTGINPARSLGAAIIYNDEHAWNDHWIFWVGPMIGAALAAIYHQIIIRAMPFHRS, from the exons ATGGCAGAAAACAAGGAAGAAGATGTTAAGCTTGGAGCTAACAAGTTTAGGGAAACTCAACCATTAGGTACAGCAGCTCAAACAGACAAAGATTACAAAGAGCCACCACCAGCTCCATTGTTTGAACCAGGGGAGTTGTCATCATGGTCCTTTTACAGGGCTGGTATTGCAGAGTTCATGGCAACTTTCTTGTTCTTGTATATCACAATCTTGACTGTTATGGGTCTTAAGAGATCTGATAGTTtatgttcttcagtgggtattCAAGGGGTTGCTTGGGCTTTTGGTGGTATGATCTTTGCTTTGGTCTACTGTACTGCTGGTATCTCAG GAGGACACATCAACCCAGCTGTGACCTTTGGTCTTTTCTTGGCAAGGAAATTGTCCTTGACCAGGGCTGTTTTCTACATGGTGATGCAGTGCCTTGGTGCAATCTGTGGTGCTGGTGTTGTGAAGGGCTTCATGGTAGGACCATACCAAAGACTTGGTGGTGGTGCTAATGTTGTTAACCCTGGATACACCAAGGGTGATGGCCTTGGTGCTGAAATTATTGGCACCTTTGTCCTTGTTTACACTGTTTTTTCAGCCACTGATGCCAAGAGAAATGCCAGAGACTCACATGTTCCT ATTTTGGCACCACTTCCTATTGGATTCGCAGTGTTCTTGGTTCATTTGGCCACCATCCCCATCACCGGAACTGGCATCAACCCCGCCAGGAGTCTTGGAGCTGCTATCATCTACAACGACGAGCATGCATGGAATGACCAC TGGATCTTCTGGGTTGGACCAATGATTGGAGCTGCTCTTGCTGCTATTTACCACCAAATAATTATCAGAGCTATGCCATTCCACAGGTCTTAA